TTGTCAAATCCTGATCTTGTTACTGATAAAGATTGCGAAGAATTTTTATTTGAAAGAGGGAAAGTTTGGGTGTGTGAAATCAATGATCAGGTTGTCGGTTTTTCAATTGTTGATTTGAAAGAAAATAACATTTGGGCACTATTTGTTCACCCAGATTTTGAAGGTCGGAATAGGGCAAAAGCTTCACCACAATCATGCTGGATTGGTATTTTCAGCAAACTAAAAAAAGTGTTTGGCTGGGAACAGCTTTTGATACAAGAGCTGAAAAGTTTTACCGGAAGATAGGCTGGAATGAAACAGGAACTCATGGAAAGAACGAAATTAAATTTGAAATGACTTATAAAACCTGGAAACAAATAAAACCATGAAACAAAAAATGAAATCAATTCGACCATTTATTGGTGCTCAAAACTTTATGGAAAGCAGATCTTTTTATACGGATCTGGGATTTGAGGAAATTGTTTTAGAAGAAAAATTATCATTATTTAAAAAACAAGATATTGCATTCTATCTTCAGGATGCATATGTGAAAGAATGGATTGATAATACCATGATCTTTGTTGAAGTAGAAAATGTGGATGAATATTGGCAGGAACTTTTGGATTTGAACTTGACAGAGAAATATAATACTATAAAACTAACGCCCGTAAGAACCCTGAATTGGGGAAAAGAATGTTTCGTGCATGATCCTTCTGGTATTTTATGGCATTTTGGAGAATTTTTCAAACATTAATTGAAGATGATTTACGCTTTTGATACCTACTATTATGAGAATTACGCCTACACAGTCTGTCTGGCATTCAAAGACTGGGAAGATGATCTGGAAACAGCAGCTTACAGTGAAAAAACTCCTATAACTTCTGACTACGAAAGTGGAGCTTTTTACAAACGGGAACTTCCATGTATTCTAAGTTTATTATCAAAGATTGATCTCAAAAATGGAGATATTCTGTTAGTAGATGGTTATGTGACTCTCAATAATGAAGGTAAGATTGGACTCGGAGGATATTTATATGAAAAATTAGAAGAAAAATATCCTGTTGTGGGAATTGCAAAAAATGAATTCTCCGCTCCTGACTCTCAGCGGAGAACAATCTATAGGGGGGAAAGTAAAACACCGTTATTTCTTACTTCGAAAGGAGTTGATGTAGATTTCTTAAAAAATAAAATAGAGAAAATGCACGGATTGTACAGAATACCGACATTGTTGAAAAAACTAGATCAATTGACAAGAATTGCTTAATTACAACCTTCTTATCTACAACTAGGTGAGGACTTTGTCAGAATTTTAAATTTTATAAAAGGATAAAAACGGATAAGAAGCAGAATATATAATTCTGCTTCTTATTTCGTTAATGTAGTCCATAATAAACGGAATTTACGAACCAGTTTAATAAGGTACATTTCCTTTTCGCAATCTGAGAACAATATTTTGAATTCCAGGTAAGCATATCAAAATAACAATTACAACAAGCAATCCGATCAGCATAATGTCATAATAATCTTTTGTTGAGCGTATTAATATCTGTTGTTTTATAAAATAATTGAAGTAAGCATTTGAGGCTCCTTTGGAAGTATACATATCGTTGCCTGCATTCAAATAAGCTTGTTGAATATTCTGCAGGGTAATTGATAATTGGGGATTCGTTTCTGTCAATGATTCTCTGAGCTTATCATTGGCTTCAGATCTGGTATATAATTGTGTATAATTGTTTACAGCCATACTGCTGCTAAATCCTAAGAATCTGGCAAAAATACCAAGAAAAGCAGCATTGAAGGCAACCTTTGGAGGTGCTGAAGAAACCATAAATGATACAATAGGAACAAACAAGACCCCTGTAGAAACTCCATAGATGAACATTGGAAGAATAAAGTCTTTTGTTTCGCCCGTAGAAGATACAAATTGTAACATGTAGAAATAATAGCAGGCCATGATGACAAATCCTGTGATAATAATTCTTATCAAGGAAATCCCCATTAAGATAAAACGAGCAGTGATGGCCATGCTGACTGCTGTACCTAAGATAACGGCTATCCAAACAGGAATAATATGGAGCGGATCAGTGGCAAGGACAACTTCTATATAGCCATAGGTAAGGCCGGTTGTTCCTTTAAAAATATAAAAAACAAAAAGCAATAATAAACCGATGACAAAATTTTTGGCTTTAAAGATCTGTAAATTAATCAATGGATGTTTTAACCTGTTTTCCCGGACTATAAAAAGAAACAACAGGATGATAAAGAACATGCCCAACAGAACAATAACTGGACTATCTAACCAATTGAGCTGCTGTCCATATATCAAAATGTATCCGATAACAGAGGAAAATGTAAGATAGTAGAGATACCCGATCCAATCTACTCTGTAGAGAGGAATCTTTTTTGAAAACCTGGCTTTTGAATTCATGCCTATTAAAATCACAAAAAGCAGAGTAATGAGCATTAAAATCAATCCGAAAAACAGCCAGTTAAAGTCTAAGACATCAAGTAAAATACTGCTATAAATAGCATATACGGGAACTGCGATCTGTATGGCTGCATAGAAAATACTGTAACCGATAACTCTTGCTCTCGTGGAAGATAAACGGGAAAAAACCATATTGAGGATGATACTGCAAATGAGTGCACAGGCAATTCCCTGAACGACTCCGCATACCAGAAATAATCCCCAGTTTTTAGAATAAAAACAGATGAGTGAACTCACCGAATTTAATGCTAACCCTATTATCAGATATTTCCTGGGTGCAAAATATTTAGTAATACGAAAATCTAAAGCTAAAAAAGTGACTGCAGAAGAATAGGTAAGTACCATAGCATATTGAACATCTGTTGGCTGGACTCCATAATATCCTGCCATACTGATAGGCCTTCCGTACAGAGCAAAGCTGAATAAGGAGATCATTAATATGGTAAAAATAATGCTTCTGGCAAGCCATTCAGGGATCCAACTTTTAAATATGGGCATATTGTGGGCTTCCATTAGCTTTAATTTTTGTTGATATACACATTAGCATTCATTCCTGCAGATAGCCCGGACAGTTTCTCCTTGGTTTCTGTAAGCTTGATTCTTACAGGAATACGTTGTATTACTTTTACAAAATTGCCTGTAGCATTATCTGGTGGTAGAAGAGAATAGCGGGAACCTGTAGTAGGAGATAAGGATTCTATGACACCTGAAAATGTTTCTCCTGGAAAAGCATCCACTTCTATATTGACCTTTTGGCCTATTTTGAATGTCTTGATCTGTGTTTCTTTGAAATTGGCTACCACCCATTTCTCCTGCGATTTATTGACAAGAAATGCCAGAGTCTGCCCAGGTTGAATCAGTTGTCCTTCCTGAATGTTTTTTTTTCCTATTTTACCATCAAATGGGGCCGTGATTACCGTATAACGTATATCGAGATCCTGTCTTTCTATAGATGCCTGTCTTACTTTTATTTCAGCATTTATTGCGAAACGTTGTGCTTGTATATCATTGAGTTTTGACTCTGCTACCCGAAGAGATGCGAGCGTTTCTTCGTAATCCGATTGATTGGTTAATAGGGAAGTATGTACATTATCAAATTTTTGTTGAGTAGTCGATTCATCTGCCAGAAGGTTTTTATAGCGATCGTATTCCTTTTGCTGCTGATCCAGTTTAGCTTTGATTCCTGAAATATGGGCTTTTATGACATCAATATTTTTGATCTGGGTTTGTTCACTGGCGCTTAGTATAGGGAGTTTGGCCTCCGATGTCGCTAATTCTGCTAAAGCTGTTTCTTTTTTAAGATCATATTCATCCCTTTCAATACGTACGAGAGTATCTCCTTTATGGACTTCCTGATTATCCTGATAATAAATTTTGCTGATATATCCCCCAACTTTAGCATTTATAGGTGATAGATAAGCTTCTATCTGTGCATCATTGGTCTGCTCATACCAATATCCTTTCCAGAAATGAAGTACAGCCCAAGTGATGATTACGATTAATAATAGTATTCCTAACCATTGTGTTGCTACTACTATAATACGGTCTGTTTTATTCTTGTTCATAATTTTATTTTAAAGTGTTCCTGTGATAATCAATAGTTTTATATGGCTTAGTCTTAAATTTGCTTCAGCAGATGTAAGATTGAATTTGGCTTGTAACAGAATGTTCTCAGCATCTAAAAGATCGGTCAGAAGAGATTGCTGATTGAGGTAGCTGTTTCTGATTACTCTCACACTTTCAGTACTTTGACGGATGGTAAGTTCTGCTGTCTCTACACTTTCTCTTGCCTGTTCTCTTTCAAGGAAAGCATCTCTTACTTTAATCGATAGGTCGTCTTGTTTTATCCGGCTCTTTTCAATCTCCTGTTTTTTCAGGTTATATGCATGAGCAATAGTGTGTTTACTCTTATAAAGATTGTCTACAGAGTAGGTTACCTTTAAACCTATTTGACCAAATCCACAGAGATCATTGGAGTATGGATAAAATGAAATTTGAGGATACGTATAGTTGTATCTGGAGTATAAAGAAATCCTTGGTAATAGGCTTGATTTTACCTGCCTAATATTAAGCTCACTTAATGTCTGATTTGTGTTAACGATCTTAAGATCAGGTGAATTATCGAGTGCAGCTGCAAGATAGTCTTCATAATTAGATCCTTGTAAATTCTTGTTTTCCAGAATATCTTCAGAAGAAATATCCAGTGGCTCAGTACTACTTCTTCCCATCAGAATGTTGAGTCGTTGCTTGGTAAGATCAATTTTCTTTTTTACATCCGAATCACTGAGTTGCAATTGAGATAGTTTGACTGAGATTCTTAATACATCACTCTTCAATACAATACCATTCTTGTTAAGATTTTCAATGGTGGATAGCTGCTTCTTTTCGCTAGAAATTTCGGAGGAAATAAATGATTCAAATTCCTGGAATTTGTACAGATCGTAATAGGATGCAGCGATCATATATTTTACATTATCTTTCTGTAATTCAAACTCATATTGTTTGCGTATTTTCTCTTCTTTTTTAATTTCAATGTTTCTTTTGTCTTTTCCTCCACTATAAAGATTGAAATCCAGATTGTAGCCCAATCCATAACCATATCCCTTAATTGGAACACTTTGAGGTGACGAAAACAGACCATTTTCATACAGAAGAAACTTGGAGTTAAGACGAAAATCTCCAACGACAGACAATTCTGGTAATTGCTTATCTTTTGCTTCTAAAATACTGATATCGCTTTCTTCTTTTGCCAGTTCTGCAAGTTTCAATTGTTTGTTTTGTGACTCTGATATATTCCAGATCTCATTCAATGTCAATACGGAGGGATTATCCTTTATTTGTGCTTTTATACCAGCCGAAACAGCCAGGTACAGAAGTATGATATATCTTTTCATTGTAAGATTACATTTTTATACTGGCAAAATTATTGTGGATTAAAATGAGTCTTTTTATAATATTAGCCTTATTTTTGTTTATTCTGGCCAATATTTTTAAGTTTATCTCTATTTGATAAGTCATTATCAGTGTTCTGTTGTAAAATTTTAAAATCGACTCCTGCCTATGAAAACGATAAAAGAAGTAAGAGAAAAAGTAGATGCTCATCCTGCATCCATATTGATGATCCGTCAGCAATGGGAACAAAGACTACCCATGCATAGGCATCAGAAAGGACAGTTGCTTTTGGTTATTGGTGGAATGGCAAAATTGAGAACAAAAGAAAAAGATCTTTACATTCCACGCAGTCACTATATCTGGATGCCTAAAATGTATTCGCATAATTTGATGTTCAATTCTAAGGATCTTGATATCATTAATATTTACTTTCCGGAGGAAGAAAAATTTAATCATCCATTTTACGATGATCTGGGGATATATCCTGTTAGTAATCTACTTTCTGAGCTTTTGAATTTCGGAAAGGATTGGAATGGAGATTTCTTTCCAGATTCATGGGAATATGAATTTCTTCTCACTATGAAACATTTACTTCCTAAGGAGAATTTGAAAAAATTTTCTATCCAGTTGCCTACCACCAGTGATGAACGTCTTACTGCAATTATAAAATTTGTTCGAAACAATTTAGAAAACCCACTCACACTAGAAGAAGTAGGGGGTAAATTTGGATTTAGTGTAAGAAGTCTGACCCGTATATTTACCAATAAATTGGGGATTTCGTTTATCCAGTATGTAAAGATGGTAAGGATCATTCGTGCAATGGAATTACTAAAAGATACCACTCTGAGTATGAGTGAGATTGCTTATGAAATTGGCTATTCCAATATTTCAGCATTTAGCAATACATTTCAGCAACTGACTAATATGAGACCAACAGAATTTAAATCGATGCTTTAATGAAATAATTATTCCCGTCTGTAATTGCATCTGAAGCTTTTCTATCAGGGATTATTGATGCCATTAATCATTTTTCTTTTTATTGAGATTTAATTAAAAAAATGATAAAATATTTTTTTAATTAAAAAAAGTTTATACATTTGTCACATCAAAAAATAAAAGTGAACAGTACATTCAACAATATTATTACTATCGTTATTGTCATTATCGGATTCCGGTGATGAGCGATGGTATTGTTGAAACTCTATAAAATTATTAGAAAGCCATCCTCATCCGGGATGGCTTTTTTTATGCCCGAATTTTAAAAAATCTAAAAAAATTAAAATATGTATTACAACAAAAAATTTAAACTCCATAATCTGAAAAAGGTTCTGAAATCATTCGGAGTTTGCAATCATTCTTTTCAATCGGATAGCAATGATACATCCTGTGCTTTTTATCTAACAAATCAAAATACTGTAGGATTAATGATTTTATAATGCAGAAGTGAAGTCTTTTTATAATTCTGCTATTGTAGAATTAGATAATTTAAATTATTGATTATTAGTGTTTTGTATTTATTTTATCGTGATTTGAATATTGTAATTTTAATTGAAATATGAAAGATAGAAAATATACAAGCCTTAGTTTTGAATCAAAATTAGAAAAGAACTTCATGTACTGCTTTTGGAATCGGAACAGGTTAAGTAAGGTTTATTACCATGTTGACCCGACTGATGAGAATAGCTTTTTTTATGTCTGAACTTAAAATAATTTAAAAAATAAATATGTATTACAACGAGAAAACGATGCTTTATTATGACGGAAAGTTCCAGGAGGCTACTACTGCTTCTACGGGTCTTTACGGACAATCACTTCACTACGGATATGCTGTCTTTGAAGGAATTAAATCATACAAAACAAAGAACGGGACCAAAATTTTTAAGGCAAAAGAACATTATGACCGCCTGAAAAAATCAGCAGAATTAATGATGATTCCTTTTGATTATTCTACGGAAGAGATGATTGACTTGACCTATAAGCTTTTGGAAATGAATAATTTAAGTAATGCATACATCAGACCATTAGTAATTTGCTCTCCTAACATGAGCCTTTCAAAAGGAAACAAAAGTTCTTTGATTATTGAAGCGTGGAGTTGGGATAACGGATACTTATCCGACCATGCAAGGATAATGACCTCTTCTTTTGAGCGCCCCAATCCGAAGGCATTTAGAATAGAAGCAAAAGCGAGTGGTCATTATGTAAACTCTATTCTTGCATCGCAGGAAGCCAAAGATAAAGGATTTGACGAAGCAATGCTTTTAGATGGCAATGGAAATGTAGCGGAAAGTTCAGGAGCTAATATTTTTTATGAAAAGGATGCAAAATTATACACACCGGCAAAAGGGAGTATTCTTCCGGGGATAACCAGAGCGACAATGTTCGAGATATGCGATCAGCTAGGGATTAGCTACGAAGAAAAATTCTTTAAACCTGAAGAAATGGAAGGAGCAGATGCCGGATTTTTTTGTGGTACTGCAGCGGAAGTGGTTGCATTAGAATCATTGAATAATATTCCATTTAAACTGAAGTGGGAAAACAGTGTGTCTGCTTTGATTCAAAAAGCTTACAGACATCTGGTTTTTGAAGAAGATTATTCCTATTTAAAACAAGCGTTGTATGTGTGAAACATTAAATAAATATTCCAGGGTTCTCACTCAGGATCCTACTCAACCGGCAACCCAGGCGATGTTTTACGGAATCGGCTTTAAAAAAGAGGATTTCGATAAAGCCCAGGTTGGAGTAGCGAGTATGGGATATGACGGAAATACCTGCAATATGCACCTTAACGGGCTGGCAGAACTGGTTAAAAAGGGAGTAAACGGACAGAATCTTGTTGGCCTGATGTTTCATACCATAGGGATCAGTGACGGAATGACCAATGGGACAGATGGAATGCGATATTCTCTTGTCAGCAGGGATGTGATTGCAGACAGCATTGAAACGGTGTGTGCAGGACAGTACTATGACGGTCTTATTACAGTTCCGGGATGTGATAAAAATATGCCTGGTTCCCTAATGGCAATGGCGAGATTAAACAGGCCATCGATCATGGTATATGGGGGAAGCATAGAAGCAGGACACTATAAGGGCAATGATCTCAATATCGTATCTGCTTTTGAAGCATTGGGAAATAAGATTGCAGGAAAGCTTTCTGATGAAGATTATGATGGAATCATCAAAAACTCCTGTCCAAGTGCGGGGGCTTGTGGTGGTATGTATACAGCCAATACAATGGCTTCGGCGATTGAAGCATTGGGTATGAGCTTACCGTACTCATCTTCTTATCCGGCTCTAAGCAAAGAGAAAAAGGAAGAATGTGAGTTTGCCGGACATTATATGAGGATATTGCTGGAAAAAGACATCAAGCCTTCCGATATCATGACGCCAAAGGCTTTTGAAAATGCCTTGAGAATCATTATGGTTTTAGGGGGAAGCACGAATGCAGTCCTTCATTTCATTGCAATAGCAAAGAGTATTGGTCATCATTTAACGCTGGATGATTTTCAGAAGATTAGTGATACTACGCCCTTGCTGGCTGACCTGAAACCTAGCGGCAGGTACCTGATGAAAGATCTTCATGAGGTAGGAGGAGTACCGGCTGTGATGAAATATCTATTGGATCTCGGACTTCTCCATGGAGACTGCCTTACGGTAACCGGAAAGACAATGGAAGAAAATCTTAGAAACATTACTTCAATTATAGATAGGAAACAGGATATTATCAGGGATATCAGCAATCCGATAAAAGAAACAGGCCACATCCGTATTATGTACGGCAACCTGGCGGAAAGAGGCTGTGTAGCCAAAATTACAGGCAAGGAGGGGAGTTTCTTTAAAGGAAAAGCAAGGGTTTTTGATGGTGAAAAAGAATTTATCAAAGGTATTGAAGACAAAATAATCCAGGAAGGTGATGTAGTTGTGATTAAGAATGAAGGACCTAAAGGCGCTCCTGGAATGCCTGAAATGTTGAAACCAACTTCTGCATTGATGGGTTCCGGACTAGGTAAGAATGTAGCATTAATTACGGACGGGCGCTTTTCCGGAGGAACTCATGGTTTTGTGGTAGGGCACAT
The sequence above is drawn from the Chryseobacterium daecheongense genome and encodes:
- a CDS encoding GNAT family N-acetyltransferase, whose protein sequence is MRNAVKENRLSNPDLVTDKDCEEFLFERGKVWVCEINDQVVGFSIVDLKENNIWALFVHPDFEGRNRAKASPQSCWIGIFSKLKKVFGWEQLLIQELKSFTGR
- a CDS encoding glyoxalase, which produces MKQKMKSIRPFIGAQNFMESRSFYTDLGFEEIVLEEKLSLFKKQDIAFYLQDAYVKEWIDNTMIFVEVENVDEYWQELLDLNLTEKYNTIKLTPVRTLNWGKECFVHDPSGILWHFGEFFKH
- a CDS encoding endonuclease V; protein product: MIYAFDTYYYENYAYTVCLAFKDWEDDLETAAYSEKTPITSDYESGAFYKRELPCILSLLSKIDLKNGDILLVDGYVTLNNEGKIGLGGYLYEKLEEKYPVVGIAKNEFSAPDSQRRTIYRGESKTPLFLTSKGVDVDFLKNKIEKMHGLYRIPTLLKKLDQLTRIA
- a CDS encoding MFS transporter, with product MEAHNMPIFKSWIPEWLARSIIFTILMISLFSFALYGRPISMAGYYGVQPTDVQYAMVLTYSSAVTFLALDFRITKYFAPRKYLIIGLALNSVSSLICFYSKNWGLFLVCGVVQGIACALICSIILNMVFSRLSSTRARVIGYSIFYAAIQIAVPVYAIYSSILLDVLDFNWLFFGLILMLITLLFVILIGMNSKARFSKKIPLYRVDWIGYLYYLTFSSVIGYILIYGQQLNWLDSPVIVLLGMFFIILLFLFIVRENRLKHPLINLQIFKAKNFVIGLLLLFVFYIFKGTTGLTYGYIEVVLATDPLHIIPVWIAVILGTAVSMAITARFILMGISLIRIIITGFVIMACYYFYMLQFVSSTGETKDFILPMFIYGVSTGVLFVPIVSFMVSSAPPKVAFNAAFLGIFARFLGFSSSMAVNNYTQLYTRSEANDKLRESLTETNPQLSITLQNIQQAYLNAGNDMYTSKGASNAYFNYFIKQQILIRSTKDYYDIMLIGLLVVIVILICLPGIQNIVLRLRKGNVPY
- a CDS encoding HlyD family secretion protein, whose translation is MNKNKTDRIIVVATQWLGILLLIVIITWAVLHFWKGYWYEQTNDAQIEAYLSPINAKVGGYISKIYYQDNQEVHKGDTLVRIERDEYDLKKETALAELATSEAKLPILSASEQTQIKNIDVIKAHISGIKAKLDQQQKEYDRYKNLLADESTTQQKFDNVHTSLLTNQSDYEETLASLRVAESKLNDIQAQRFAINAEIKVRQASIERQDLDIRYTVITAPFDGKIGKKNIQEGQLIQPGQTLAFLVNKSQEKWVVANFKETQIKTFKIGQKVNIEVDAFPGETFSGVIESLSPTTGSRYSLLPPDNATGNFVKVIQRIPVRIKLTETKEKLSGLSAGMNANVYINKN
- a CDS encoding TolC family protein, producing MKRYIILLYLAVSAGIKAQIKDNPSVLTLNEIWNISESQNKQLKLAELAKEESDISILEAKDKQLPELSVVGDFRLNSKFLLYENGLFSSPQSVPIKGYGYGLGYNLDFNLYSGGKDKRNIEIKKEEKIRKQYEFELQKDNVKYMIAASYYDLYKFQEFESFISSEISSEKKQLSTIENLNKNGIVLKSDVLRISVKLSQLQLSDSDVKKKIDLTKQRLNILMGRSSTEPLDISSEDILENKNLQGSNYEDYLAAALDNSPDLKIVNTNQTLSELNIRQVKSSLLPRISLYSRYNYTYPQISFYPYSNDLCGFGQIGLKVTYSVDNLYKSKHTIAHAYNLKKQEIEKSRIKQDDLSIKVRDAFLEREQARESVETAELTIRQSTESVRVIRNSYLNQQSLLTDLLDAENILLQAKFNLTSAEANLRLSHIKLLIITGTL
- a CDS encoding AraC family transcriptional regulator — protein: MKTIKEVREKVDAHPASILMIRQQWEQRLPMHRHQKGQLLLVIGGMAKLRTKEKDLYIPRSHYIWMPKMYSHNLMFNSKDLDIINIYFPEEEKFNHPFYDDLGIYPVSNLLSELLNFGKDWNGDFFPDSWEYEFLLTMKHLLPKENLKKFSIQLPTTSDERLTAIIKFVRNNLENPLTLEEVGGKFGFSVRSLTRIFTNKLGISFIQYVKMVRIIRAMELLKDTTLSMSEIAYEIGYSNISAFSNTFQQLTNMRPTEFKSML
- a CDS encoding aminotransferase class IV; its protein translation is MYYNEKTMLYYDGKFQEATTASTGLYGQSLHYGYAVFEGIKSYKTKNGTKIFKAKEHYDRLKKSAELMMIPFDYSTEEMIDLTYKLLEMNNLSNAYIRPLVICSPNMSLSKGNKSSLIIEAWSWDNGYLSDHARIMTSSFERPNPKAFRIEAKASGHYVNSILASQEAKDKGFDEAMLLDGNGNVAESSGANIFYEKDAKLYTPAKGSILPGITRATMFEICDQLGISYEEKFFKPEEMEGADAGFFCGTAAEVVALESLNNIPFKLKWENSVSALIQKAYRHLVFEEDYSYLKQALYV
- the ilvD gene encoding dihydroxy-acid dehydratase; the encoded protein is MCETLNKYSRVLTQDPTQPATQAMFYGIGFKKEDFDKAQVGVASMGYDGNTCNMHLNGLAELVKKGVNGQNLVGLMFHTIGISDGMTNGTDGMRYSLVSRDVIADSIETVCAGQYYDGLITVPGCDKNMPGSLMAMARLNRPSIMVYGGSIEAGHYKGNDLNIVSAFEALGNKIAGKLSDEDYDGIIKNSCPSAGACGGMYTANTMASAIEALGMSLPYSSSYPALSKEKKEECEFAGHYMRILLEKDIKPSDIMTPKAFENALRIIMVLGGSTNAVLHFIAIAKSIGHHLTLDDFQKISDTTPLLADLKPSGRYLMKDLHEVGGVPAVMKYLLDLGLLHGDCLTVTGKTMEENLRNITSIIDRKQDIIRDISNPIKETGHIRIMYGNLAERGCVAKITGKEGSFFKGKARVFDGEKEFIKGIEDKIIQEGDVVVIKNEGPKGAPGMPEMLKPTSALMGSGLGKNVALITDGRFSGGTHGFVVGHITPEAFEGGLIGLVKDNDVIELDAVKNTINLIISDEELKERKAGFKQPDYKVKTGVLYKYAKLVSDASQGCITDF